From Musa acuminata AAA Group cultivar baxijiao chromosome BXJ3-8, Cavendish_Baxijiao_AAA, whole genome shotgun sequence, one genomic window encodes:
- the LOC135645079 gene encoding BTB/POZ domain and ankyrin repeat-containing protein NPR1-like, producing MEASQPFSDSDATSSSLCHPVAVAAAVAGQTVAAAEVAALSRLSEQLGFLLRSPGLSFCSDARITVRSSGGEPPRVVPVHRCLLAARSPFFRDKFAGGAAALELGEMVNGFEVGCEALEAVLQYVYTGRLEELPRGVAECVDEGCCRHEACWPAVHFMLQVLHAASTFEINELVSLFQRQLLNILQKVATDDILMILLVANLNNKLCQRLLTKCIGMVVQSDIDFVALNKKLPPDIVEQIKQSRSNFGLDGQENLEFPEKHVKSVYGALDSDDIELVKLLLEEGGTTLDNAKALHYAVAYCDSKITKELLSLGLADVNGRDHRHYTVLHIAAMRKEPEIIMSLLTMGARPFDHTSDGRTALQISKRLTRSTDYYRSTEQGEPSPRERLCIEMLEQAEMRDSFMEVTSVPVEMISDNLQERLLYLESRVWLAESLFPTEAKAAMNNANVDGTLRFKSSCLTNLISGNKRSAEDVVKASFKMTEKDFSRMEALTKTVQLGMHFFPRCSKVIDKFLGDDLSGLSIVEHINTEERKNRYNEILEEMNMAFTQDKNEKAFGGSAASCSAASFSKSARAARNKVAKK from the exons ATGGAGGCGAGCCAACCCTTCTCCGACTCCGACGCGACGAGCAGCAGCCTGTGCCACCCCGTAGCAGTCGCAGCGGCGGTAGCAGGGCAAACCGTGGCGGCCGCCGAGGTGGCCGCGCTCAGCCGCCTGTCGGAGCagctcggattcctcctccgctcCCCCGGCCTCTCCTTCTGCTCCGACGCCCGCATCACCGTCCGATCCTCGGGCGGCGAGCCCCCGCGGGTGGTGCCTGTCCACCGCTGCCTCCTTGCGGCCCGAAGCCCCTTCTTCCGTGACAAGTTCGCGGGCGGGGCGGCGGCGCTCGAGCTCGGCGAGATGGTGAACGGCTTCGAGGTCGGGTGTGAGGCACTGGAGGCGGTGCTCCAGTACGTCTACACCGGCCGGCTGGAGGAGCTGCCTCGGGGCGTGGCTGAGTGCGTTGACGAGGGCTGCTGCCGCCACGAGGCCTGCTGGCCTGCCGTTCATTTCATGCTCCAGGTCCTCCATGCTGCCTCCACCTTCGAGATCAACGAGCTCGTTAGCCTCTTTCAG CGGCAGCTCCTCAATATTCTTCAGAAAGTAGCAACAGATGACATTCTGATGATTCTATTGGTtgcaaatttgaacaataagctgTGTCAGAGATTACTTACGAAATGCATCGGGATGGTTGTCCAGTCCGATATCGATTTTGTAGCCCTAAATAAAAAGTTGCCCCCAGATATTGTCGAGCAGATTAAGCAGTCCCGGTCAAACTTCGGATTGGATGGACAAGAGAACCTTGAATTCCCTGAAAAGCATGTGAAGAGCGTATACGGTGCTCTCGATTCAGATGATATCGAATTAGTCAAATTGCTTCTGGAGGAGGGAGGTACCACTCTTGACAATGCAAAGGCTCTACATTATGCGGTCGCTTATTGTGATTCTAAAATTACAAAAGAGCTTCTGAGTCTTGGGCTTGCGGACGTTAATGGCAGAGACCACAGACATTACACGGTGCTCCACATTGCTGCAATGCGTAAAGAACCTGAAATCATAATGTCCTTGCTGACGATGGGAGCTCGCCCTTTTGACCACACATCAGATGGAAGGACAGCTCTTCAAATCTCCAAGAGGCTTACCAGATCTACAGACTATTATAGGTCAACCGAACAAGGCGAACCTTCCCCGAGGGAACGACTATGCATCGAGATGCTAGAACAAGCTGAAATgagagattcattcatggaagtAACTTCAGTTCCAGTCGAGATGATCAGTGATAATCTGCAAGAGAGGTTATTGTACCTCGAAAGCAGAG TTTGGCTAGCAGAGAGCTTATTTCCGACGGAAGCAAAAGCTGCCATGAACAATGCTAATGTGGATGGCACACTAAGATTCAAGTCAAGTTGCTTGACAAATCTCATTTCTGGAAACAAGAGGTCAGCCGAGGATGTGGTAAAAGCATCTTTTAAAATGACAGAAAAGGACTTCTCGCGGATGGAAGCTCTAACAAAGACAG TGCAACTTGGGATGCATTTCTTTCCTCGGTGCTCCAAGGTAATCGACAAGTTCCTGGGAGATGATCTGTCGGGGCTATCCATAGTGGAGCACATCAACACTGAAGAGCGAAAGAACAGATACAATGAGATTCTGGAAGAGATGAACATGGCATTTACCCAAGATAAGAACGAGAAAGCGTTCGGCGGATCTGCCGCCTCCTGCTCTGCCGCTTCGTTTTCTAAGTCTGCTCGAGCAGCCAGGAATAAGGTTGCCAAAAAGTGA
- the LOC135645080 gene encoding IQ domain-containing protein IQM1-like, producing the protein MGLSFSVPLWNWFAAAGSISLGEKKANRILRSLSFGRSNSSNRMVSGACDDAVTERSLSFRNWEPETPKLDASVPIGEQAADDDDVTLQPSCLKVPMNFAVPHVKLPQQLVELSSPRPSSELDAAATKLQKVYKSYRTRRNLADCAVVVEELWWKALDFASLKRSSILFFDVEKPEPAVSKWARAKRRAARVGKGLSKDEKAQKLALQHWLEAIDPRHRYGHNLHLYYDVWSGSESTQPFFYWLDVGDGREVNLERCPRSKLQKQCISYLGPKEREAYEVIVENGKLVYKQSGMPVNTTEGCKWIFVLSTSRALYVGKKNKGTFQHSSFLAGGATTAAGRLVAKEGRIEAIWPYSGHYLPTEDNFREFISFLGDNHVDLTNVKKCSVDDDEFPAHKKDDDVEVAVEAVVAAVEEKAKSEDEIANEEPTEPKEQSDASREKAAMAFDLGRRLSCRWTTGAGARIGCVRDYPADLQSKALEQVNLSPRLVASPAANKVPVPIPSPRPSPRLRLSPRLQYMGIPTPPIVSLTLPKP; encoded by the exons ATGGGCTTATCCTTCTCCGTGCCCTTGTGGAATTGGTTTGCTGCAGCCGGATCCATTAGCCTCGGTGAAAAGAAGGCCAATAGGATTTTGAGATCACTCAGTTTCGGAaggagcaattcgtcgaacaggaTGGTCTCTGGTGCGTGCGATGACGCCGTGACGGAGAGATCATTAAGCTTCAGGAACTGGGAACCTGAGACACCAAAGCTCGACGCATCCGTTCCCATCGGAGAACAAGCcgcagatgatgatgatgttacGTTGCAGCCATCTTGTCTCAAGGTGCCGATGAACTTTGCGGTGCCCCATGTGAAGCTCCCGCAACAGCTCGTCGAGCTCTCTTCCCCTCGGCCTTCGAGCGAGCTTGACGCTGCAGCAACCAAGCTGCAGAAGGTCTACAAGAGCTACCGAACCAGAAGAAACCTAGCAGATTGtgcggtggtggtggaggaacTCTG GTGGAAGGCACTGGATTTCGCATCTCTCAAGCgtagttccatcttgttcttcgaCGTCGAGAAGCCAGAACCTGCAGTCTCTAAATGGGCAAGAGCGAAAAGAAGAGCAGCCAGG GTCGGTAAGGGCCTCTCCAAAGATGAAAAGGCTCAGAAGCTAGCACTGCAACATTGGTTAGAAGCC ATTGATCCCCGGCATCGCTATGGGCACAACTTGCATTTGTattatgatgtctggtctggaagCGAAAGCACACAACCATTTTTCTACTG GTTGGACGTCGGAGACGGAAGAGAAGTAAATCTGGAGAGGTGCCCAAGAAGCAAGCTTCAAAAGCAGTGCATCAGCTATCTTGGTCCG AAAGAGAGGGAAGCATACGAAGTCATCGTGGAGAATGGGAAGCTCGTCTACAAACAAAGTGGAATGCCGGTGAACACCACTgaaggttgcaagtggatctttgtgCTCAGCACATCAAGAGCACTGTATGTGGGGAAG AAGAACAAAGGCACATTCCAACACTCGAGCTTTTTAGCTGGGGGAGCTACGACAGCTGCAGGAAGGCTGGTCGCCAAAGAAGGCAGAATCGAG GCTATATGGCCGTACAGCGGACACTACCTCCCGACAGAAGATAATTTTAGGGAGTTCATTAGTTTCCTTGGGGACAACCATGTAGACCTCACCAATGTCAAG AAGTGCTCCGTCGATGACGATGAGTTCCCTGCACACAAGAAGGATGACGATGTTGAGGTCGCAGTCGAAGCGGTTGTTGCTGCGGTGGAGGAGAAGGCTAAGAGCGAAGACGAAATCGCGAACGAAGAACCTACGGAACCAAAGGAGCAAAGCGACGCAAGCAGGGAGAAGGCAGCAATGGCGTTCGACCTCGGGAGGCGGCTGTCGTGCAGATGGACCACCGGCGCGGGGGCTCGCATCGGCTGCGTCCGGGACTACCCGGCGGATCTCCAATCCAAGGCGCTCGAGCAAGTGAACCTGTCGCCCAGGTTGGTCGCTTCGCCTGCTGCGAACAAGGTCCCGGTCCCGATCCCGTCGCCGCGACCGAGCCCCAGGCTCAGGCTGTCCCCCAGGCTTCAGTACATGGGCATTCCCACCCCGCCCATAGTCTCGCTGACTCTTCCCAAACCCTAG